From Rhodovibrio salinarum DSM 9154:
GAACACTTCATGTTGGCCCGCAAGCAGATCGCGGCTGTGCAATGTACTCGAGCGGCGCGTTGACACCGCCGCTGGCTGCGCACCGTCATGCCGGTCTTGTCCTGCACTGGACCTTTGCGGTTCGTCACTCATGCCGAGTTCCTGATAGACACCCTCGCGAAGCGGCCGGACCATAGCGTTTGCAGCATGCAAATGCAACTCATTCTCAATAATAAGCGGGCTGCATTGTATACATATCTGGAGGGCGGAGGCCGTCGCTGGAGAAGTCGGTGACGGTGGGCGCCCCAGCATGTTGGTCCTGCCACTGAGCCAAGACCAGGCTATAGGGGCGCCCTCCTTCTCGTGCAATTGCACATGAATTGCAATTGCACTATAGCATCCGACCTGACACGGTGCGCGCAAGCCTGACCGTCTGGGGGATCGTCGGGCCTTTTCATGGGCAAGCCTCGGATCTGGCAGGTGCATCTGACGGACCCGTTTCTCGTGCCGGTGGCTCAGCAGCGCAGCCATACGCCAGCCGCTGCGCACGGCTTGAGATGGGACCGATCTGTGAAGGAGAGGAATCAGTGCGGCGGGTAAAACAGCAGCTTCGGGCGCTCGGGATTGGCCTGGGCCTTCTCATCTTTATGACCGGAACGGTTGCGGCCCAGAGCGATCAATCGCAGAGCGAAGCACATGTGGTTTCGGTAGGCGGAGCGATCACCGAGATCGTCTACGCGCTTGGCGCCGCGGACCGTTTGGTTGCAGTGGACAGCACCAGTCTGTATCCGTCCGCCGCCAGGGAACTTCCGGATGTCGGCTATATGCGCCAACTGTCGGCTGAGCCGATCCTCGCGCTGGCGCCGACGCTTGTCCTGGCCGCCGCGGACGCAGGTCCGGAAACGGCGCTCGATCAGCTGCGCACGGCCGGCGTCGAGGTTATCCGCGTGCCAGACCACGTGACGCCGGACGGTGTCGTCGAAAAAGTCAGGACGGTGGCTGCTGCGTTGGATGTGGGCGAGCGCGGCGCGGATCTGGCCAAGCGTCTCGAACGACAATTTCAGCAGCTCGAGCAAAGCCTGCAGAAGGTGACCAAGTCGCCCCGAGTGCTGTTGTTGCTCGCGGTCGGGCGGGGCACACCGATGGCCGCCGGCAGCGGTACCGCGGCGGACGGGATCATCGCACTCGCCCACGGGCGCAATGCCATCGAAGGGGTCAGCGGCTACAAGCCATTGTCGCGCGAAGCCGTGGTCGCCGCCCAGCCTGATGTGTTTTTGACGACCAAGCGCACAATCGCGCAGTTCGGAGGCCGGGAGCAGCTGCTCGCCCGGCCCGAGTTGGCCGCGACGGAGGCGGGCCGAGCTGAACGGCTTGTGGTGATGGACGGCTTGCTGCTGCTCGGTTTCGGCCCTCGAACGCCCGAGGCTGCGGCGCGCTTGGCCGAAGCGCTGCATGGTGGGTTGGAGATGCCGGCGCTGACAGGGGTGTCGGACGATGAAAGCCGACGGTGAGCGGATTTCTACGGGCGTGCGGAGCGTCCCGTCAGCTTATCTCGGGATGCTGGCCTGTCTCTTAACGGCCATGGCTGCGTTTCTGCTTGCGGTCGGTTACGGCGCTGTGGCGATCCCGCCGGGCGATGTCTTGCGGATCGTGGGCACTCATCTGGGACTTGGGTCGGACGCAGAGGTGACCCGCGTTCAAGAGACGGTGTTGCTTGCCATTCGGC
This genomic window contains:
- the hemP gene encoding hemin uptake protein HemP, whose amino-acid sequence is MAALLSHRHEKRVRQMHLPDPRLAHEKARRSPRRSGLRAPCQVGCYSAIAIHVQLHEKEGAPIAWSWLSGRTNMLGRPPSPTSPATASALQICIQCSPLIIENELHLHAANAMVRPLREGVYQELGMSDEPQRSSAGQDRHDGAQPAAVSTRRSSTLHSRDLLAGQHEVFIEHRGALYRLRETSQGKLILTK
- a CDS encoding heme/hemin ABC transporter substrate-binding protein, producing MRRVKQQLRALGIGLGLLIFMTGTVAAQSDQSQSEAHVVSVGGAITEIVYALGAADRLVAVDSTSLYPSAARELPDVGYMRQLSAEPILALAPTLVLAAADAGPETALDQLRTAGVEVIRVPDHVTPDGVVEKVRTVAAALDVGERGADLAKRLERQFQQLEQSLQKVTKSPRVLLLLAVGRGTPMAAGSGTAADGIIALAHGRNAIEGVSGYKPLSREAVVAAQPDVFLTTKRTIAQFGGREQLLARPELAATEAGRAERLVVMDGLLLLGFGPRTPEAAARLAEALHGGLEMPALTGVSDDESRR